The Chryseobacterium sp. 52 genome includes a region encoding these proteins:
- the rpmC gene encoding 50S ribosomal protein L29, with amino-acid sequence MKQADIKNLSAGDIQAKLAELTTQYSKLKLAHKISPIENPIQIRDLRRAIARLNTELTTKQQ; translated from the coding sequence ATGAAACAAGCTGATATTAAAAATTTAAGCGCGGGTGATATTCAAGCAAAACTTGCTGAATTGACAACTCAATATTCAAAACTGAAATTGGCTCACAAGATCAGTCCAATTGAAAACCCGATTCAAATCAGAGATTTGAGAAGAGCAATCGCTAGACTAAACACAGAGTTAACCACTAAACAACAATAA
- the rpsE gene encoding 30S ribosomal protein S5 has protein sequence MLGLDNIERVKPGGLELKDRLVAVNRVTKVTKGGRAFGFSAIVVVGNEDGVIGHGLGKSKEVASAIAKAVEDAKKNLVKVPVMNHTIPHQTTARYGGADIFLRPASHGTGLIAGGAVRAVLESAGIHDILSKSKGSSNPHNVVKATFKALLDIRRPEEIARMRGVSLSKVFNG, from the coding sequence ATGTTAGGACTAGATAATATAGAAAGAGTAAAACCGGGAGGATTAGAATTAAAAGATCGTCTCGTAGCTGTTAACAGAGTAACAAAAGTAACCAAAGGTGGTAGAGCTTTCGGATTTTCTGCTATCGTTGTAGTAGGTAATGAAGACGGAGTAATCGGTCACGGTTTAGGAAAGTCTAAAGAAGTAGCTTCTGCAATTGCTAAAGCTGTTGAAGATGCTAAGAAAAACCTTGTGAAAGTTCCTGTAATGAACCATACAATTCCTCACCAAACTACTGCTAGATACGGTGGTGCAGATATCTTCTTGAGACCTGCTTCCCACGGTACAGGACTTATCGCCGGTGGTGCGGTAAGAGCGGTATTGGAATCTGCTGGTATTCACGATATCCTTTCAAAATCTAAAGGATCTTCTAACCCTCACAACGTAGTGAAAGCTACTTTCAAAGCGTTATTGGATATCAGAAGACCTGAAGAGATCGCTAGAATGAGAGGAGTTTCTCTAAGTAAAGTGTTTAACGGTTAA
- the rplF gene encoding 50S ribosomal protein L6 translates to MSRIGKAIITIPAGITVTENNSVVTVKGPKGELSQELTAGITLEQNDGVLNVNRPSDSKQHKALHGLYRALINNMIVGVEKGFEKKLELVGVGYRASHTGQKLELALGFSHGIVLELPSEVKVDTLTEKGKNPIITLASHDNQLLGMVAAKIRSFRKPEPYKGKGVRFLGEIVRRKAGKSA, encoded by the coding sequence ATGTCAAGAATTGGTAAAGCAATTATAACAATTCCAGCTGGAATTACAGTCACTGAAAATAACAGTGTTGTAACAGTAAAAGGACCTAAAGGAGAACTTTCTCAGGAACTTACAGCAGGAATTACTTTAGAACAGAACGATGGCGTGCTTAATGTAAACAGACCATCTGATTCTAAACAACACAAGGCGCTTCACGGTTTATACAGAGCGTTAATCAACAACATGATTGTTGGTGTTGAAAAAGGTTTCGAAAAGAAACTAGAACTAGTAGGAGTAGGATACAGAGCTTCACACACAGGTCAAAAACTTGAGTTAGCTTTAGGATTCTCTCATGGTATCGTATTAGAACTTCCTAGCGAAGTAAAAGTAGATACATTGACTGAAAAAGGTAAAAACCCAATTATTACTTTAGCGTCTCACGACAACCAACTTCTTGGAATGGTAGCTGCAAAGATCCGTTCTTTCAGAAAGCCTGAGCCTTACAAAGGAAAAGGTGTAAGATTCCTAGGAGAAATTGTTAGACGTAAAGCTGGTAAATCTGCTTAA
- the rplE gene encoding 50S ribosomal protein L5 — translation MEFIARPKNIYREKIVPAMMEEFGYKSVMQVPKLEKIILSQGLGDATADKKIIDYAVEELTMITGQKAVGTISKKDEAAFKLRKGMPVGAKVTLRAHKMYEFLDRLTASALPRIRDFSGIKADGFDGRGNYNLGITEQIIFPEIVIDKVKKIQGMDITFVTSAKTDKEAKALLTHFGLPFKKN, via the coding sequence ATGGAATTTATAGCAAGACCCAAAAATATATACAGAGAGAAAATTGTTCCTGCAATGATGGAAGAATTTGGGTACAAATCTGTAATGCAGGTACCTAAATTGGAAAAAATCATCTTATCTCAAGGTTTAGGTGATGCCACTGCAGACAAAAAAATCATTGATTACGCTGTAGAAGAATTAACAATGATTACTGGCCAGAAAGCAGTTGGTACTATCTCTAAGAAAGACGAAGCGGCTTTCAAATTGAGAAAAGGTATGCCTGTAGGTGCTAAAGTAACATTGAGAGCTCATAAAATGTATGAATTCTTAGACAGACTTACTGCTTCTGCTTTACCACGTATCAGAGATTTCTCTGGTATCAAAGCAGACGGGTTCGATGGTAGAGGTAATTATAACTTAGGTATTACTGAGCAGATTATCTTCCCTGAGATCGTAATTGACAAAGTGAAAAAAATCCAAGGGATGGACATCACTTTCGTTACAAGTGCGAAAACAGATAAAGAAGCGAAAGCTTTATTAACTCACTTCGGTTTACCATTTAAAAAGAACTAA
- a CDS encoding DNA-directed RNA polymerase subunit alpha, producing MAILQFIKPDKVILLNSDEFKGQFEFRPLEPGFGLTIGNALRRVLLSSLEGYAISSIKIEGVEHEFSTIPGVIEDVTEIILNLKQVRLKASAEGQANEQVIAKVSGQTVITAGDLGKSINGFEVLNPDLLICNLNSDVTFEITFNIEKGRGYVPSEQNKSNNAPVGTIAIDSIFTPIKKVQYSIENYRVEQKTDYEKLVLDIETDGSISPQNALTEASKILIYHFMLFSDERITLETEAVKASIQYDEETLHTRQLLKSKLADMDLSVRALNCLKAAEVETLGELVSYSKSDLMKFRNFGKKSLTELEELVHSKGLNFGFDVAKYKLDADK from the coding sequence ATGGCAATTTTACAATTCATAAAACCCGATAAAGTAATTTTACTTAACTCTGATGAATTTAAAGGTCAATTCGAATTCAGACCTCTAGAACCAGGTTTCGGGCTTACAATCGGTAATGCTTTGAGAAGAGTGTTGCTTTCTTCTCTGGAAGGATACGCTATTTCATCTATCAAAATTGAAGGTGTAGAGCACGAATTTTCAACGATTCCAGGAGTAATTGAAGACGTTACTGAAATTATTCTTAACCTTAAGCAGGTAAGATTAAAAGCTTCAGCAGAAGGCCAGGCCAACGAGCAGGTAATTGCTAAAGTTTCAGGTCAGACGGTTATTACTGCTGGTGATTTAGGTAAGTCTATCAACGGATTTGAAGTACTAAACCCGGATCTTTTGATCTGCAACCTAAACAGTGATGTAACTTTCGAAATTACTTTCAATATTGAAAAAGGTAGAGGATATGTTCCTTCAGAACAAAATAAGTCAAACAATGCACCTGTAGGTACTATTGCTATTGACTCTATTTTCACGCCAATCAAGAAAGTACAATACAGCATTGAAAATTATCGTGTAGAGCAAAAAACAGACTACGAAAAACTTGTATTAGATATAGAAACTGATGGATCTATCAGTCCTCAAAATGCTTTAACAGAAGCTTCTAAGATATTAATTTATCACTTCATGTTGTTCTCTGATGAGAGAATCACACTTGAAACAGAAGCTGTAAAAGCATCTATCCAATACGATGAAGAAACGCTTCACACAAGACAATTACTTAAGTCTAAATTAGCAGATATGGATCTTTCTGTAAGAGCCCTTAACTGTCTGAAAGCAGCTGAAGTAGAAACTCTTGGAGAGCTTGTTTCTTACAGTAAGTCTGATTTGATGAAATTCAGAAATTTTGGTAAAAAATCTTTGACAGAACTAGAAGAATTAGTGCATTCAAAAGGTCTTAACTTCGGTTTCGACGTTGCAAAATATAAGTTAGACGCTGATAAATAA
- the rpsK gene encoding 30S ribosomal protein S11, with protein MAKQTKVVKKRKVKVEAIGEAHIQASFNNIIISLTNKSGEVISWASAGKMGFRGSKKNTPFAAQMAAENCSNVAHEAGLRRVKVYVKGPGAGRESAIRTIHNSGIEVSEIIDVTPMPHNGCRPPKRRRV; from the coding sequence ATGGCAAAACAAACTAAAGTAGTTAAAAAAAGAAAAGTAAAAGTTGAAGCTATTGGTGAAGCACATATTCAAGCTTCTTTCAATAACATCATCATTTCTTTAACAAATAAAAGCGGAGAAGTTATCTCTTGGGCATCTGCCGGTAAAATGGGTTTCAGAGGTTCTAAAAAGAATACTCCATTTGCTGCTCAAATGGCAGCTGAAAATTGCTCTAATGTTGCTCATGAAGCTGGATTAAGAAGAGTAAAGGTGTATGTGAAAGGTCCTGGTGCAGGTAGAGAATCTGCCATCAGAACAATCCACAATTCAGGTATTGAAGTTAGCGAAATCATTGATGTGACTCCTATGCCACACAATGGATGTAGACCACCTAAAAGAAGAAGAGTTTAA
- the rpsN gene encoding 30S ribosomal protein S14, whose amino-acid sequence MAKESMKARERKREALVAKYADKRKALKEAGDYEGLQKLPKNASPVRLHNRCKLTGRPRGYMRTFGLSRVTFREMANNGLIPGVKKASW is encoded by the coding sequence ATGGCTAAAGAATCAATGAAAGCGCGTGAGCGCAAAAGAGAAGCACTAGTTGCTAAATACGCTGACAAAAGAAAAGCTTTAAAAGAAGCTGGTGATTATGAAGGACTTCAGAAATTACCAAAAAATGCTTCTCCTGTAAGATTACACAACAGATGTAAACTAACAGGTAGACCAAGAGGGTACATGAGAACTTTCGGTCTTTCTAGAGTAACTTTCCGTGAAATGGCCAACAACGGTCTTATCCCGGGAGTGAAAAAAGCTAGTTGGTAA
- the rpmJ gene encoding 50S ribosomal protein L36 — protein sequence MKVRASIKKRSADCKIVRRKGVLFVINKKNPKFKQRQG from the coding sequence ATGAAAGTTAGAGCATCAATTAAAAAAAGAAGCGCTGATTGCAAGATTGTACGCAGAAAAGGTGTACTGTTCGTAATCAACAAGAAGAACCCAAAATTTAAACAAAGACAAGGCTAA
- the rplR gene encoding 50S ribosomal protein L18 → MALSKLEKRIRIKRRVRGKISGSSELPRLSVYKSNKEIYAQLIDDKNGTTLVSASSREKGVDANGTKTEVSAAVGKAIAAKAIAAGIEQIVFDRNGFVYHGRVKALADGAREGGLKF, encoded by the coding sequence ATGGCATTAAGTAAATTAGAAAAAAGAATAAGAATCAAAAGAAGAGTAAGAGGAAAAATCTCTGGATCTTCTGAATTGCCAAGATTATCTGTATATAAAAGTAATAAGGAAATTTACGCTCAGTTAATCGATGATAAAAATGGTACAACTTTAGTTTCCGCTTCTTCCAGAGAGAAAGGTGTAGACGCTAATGGTACTAAGACTGAAGTTTCTGCTGCTGTTGGTAAAGCTATCGCTGCTAAAGCTATCGCTGCAGGAATCGAACAGATTGTATTTGACAGAAACGGATTCGTTTACCACGGAAGAGTGAAAGCTCTGGCTGATGGGGCGAGAGAAGGAGGACTTAAATTCTAA
- the rplQ gene encoding 50S ribosomal protein L17: MRHGKKFNHLGRTASHRSALLSNMACSLIEHKRINTTVAKAKALRVYVEPLLTKAKEDTTHNRRIVFSYLQSKEAVTELFRSVAPKIAERNGGYTRIIKTGFRQGDAADMALIELVDFNELYNPNADEKKTTRRSRRATTAKKEAVVADAPKVEEKVEEPKAEATDSTEEKTEE, encoded by the coding sequence ATGAGACACGGTAAAAAATTCAATCACTTAGGAAGAACAGCTTCTCATAGAAGTGCTTTACTTTCTAATATGGCTTGTTCTCTAATTGAGCATAAGAGAATCAACACTACTGTAGCTAAAGCTAAAGCTTTAAGAGTATATGTTGAGCCTCTATTAACAAAGGCAAAAGAAGATACTACACACAATAGAAGAATTGTTTTTTCATATCTTCAAAGTAAAGAAGCGGTTACTGAACTTTTCAGATCAGTAGCTCCTAAAATCGCAGAAAGAAACGGCGGTTATACAAGAATCATCAAGACTGGTTTCAGACAAGGTGATGCTGCTGACATGGCTCTTATCGAGCTAGTTGATTTCAACGAACTTTACAATCCTAATGCTGACGAGAAAAAGACTACTAGAAGAAGTAGAAGAGCTACAACTGCTAAAAAAGAAGCTGTAGTTGCGGATGCTCCTAAAGTAGAAGAAAAAGTTGAAGAGCCTAAGGCTGAAGCAACAGATTCTACAGAGGAAAAAACTGAAGAATAA
- the rpsQ gene encoding 30S ribosomal protein S17, with protein MMERNLRKERIGIVSSNKMEKTIVVSETTRVKHPMYGKFVLKTKKYTAHDENNECTEGDTVLIQETRPLSKSKRWRLVRIIEKAK; from the coding sequence ATTATGGAAAGAAACTTAAGAAAAGAAAGAATCGGAATAGTTTCCAGCAATAAAATGGAAAAGACCATTGTTGTAAGTGAGACTACTAGAGTGAAACACCCGATGTACGGTAAATTCGTATTAAAAACGAAAAAATATACTGCACACGACGAGAACAACGAATGCACAGAAGGAGATACAGTTCTTATCCAAGAAACTAGACCTTTGAGCAAGAGCAAGAGATGGAGATTAGTAAGAATCATTGAAAAAGCTAAGTAA
- the rplP gene encoding 50S ribosomal protein L16 — protein MLQPKRTKFRRVHKMKMKGIAQRGNQLAYGTFGIKAIEGAWITARQIEAARIAATRYMKREGQLWIKIFPDKPITKKPAEVRMGKGKGAVEYWVAVVKPGKIMFEIGGVPYEIAKEALRLAAQKLPVVTKFVVANDFVKPL, from the coding sequence ATGTTACAACCAAAAAGAACCAAATTCCGTAGAGTTCACAAGATGAAGATGAAGGGGATTGCTCAAAGAGGTAATCAACTGGCTTACGGAACATTTGGAATCAAAGCTATAGAAGGTGCTTGGATCACTGCAAGACAAATTGAAGCTGCTCGTATCGCTGCGACAAGATATATGAAGAGAGAAGGCCAGCTATGGATCAAAATCTTCCCGGATAAGCCTATTACTAAGAAACCAGCCGAAGTAAGGATGGGTAAAGGTAAAGGTGCTGTGGAATATTGGGTAGCTGTAGTGAAACCAGGTAAGATCATGTTTGAAATCGGAGGTGTACCTTACGAAATCGCTAAGGAAGCTTTAAGACTTGCTGCACAAAAATTACCGGTAGTTACTAAATTCGTAGTTGCTAACGATTTTGTTAAACCTCTATAA
- the rplN gene encoding 50S ribosomal protein L14 has product MLQTESRLKVADNTGAKEVLVIRVLGGTRRRYASVGDKIVVTIKDSTPSGNAKKGQVSKAVVVRTKKAVRRKDGSYIKFEDNACVLLNAAGEMRGTRVFGPVARELRDKEYMKIISLAPEVL; this is encoded by the coding sequence ATGTTACAAACAGAATCAAGATTAAAAGTTGCTGATAATACAGGTGCTAAAGAAGTATTGGTTATCAGAGTTCTGGGAGGAACCAGAAGAAGATATGCTTCAGTTGGTGATAAAATCGTTGTTACTATCAAAGATTCTACACCATCAGGGAATGCTAAAAAAGGTCAGGTATCTAAAGCTGTAGTAGTAAGAACTAAAAAAGCAGTCAGAAGAAAAGATGGTTCATACATCAAATTCGAAGACAACGCTTGTGTATTACTAAACGCAGCAGGAGAAATGAGAGGAACGCGTGTTTTCGGACCTGTTGCTCGTGAGTTGAGAGACAAAGAATATATGAAAATCATTTCATTAGCTCCTGAAGTACTTTAA
- the rpsH gene encoding 30S ribosomal protein S8 encodes MVTDPISDFLTRVRNAQSAGHKVVEIPASKIKKEITKILFDQGYILNFKFEDSAVQGTIKIALKYDKQTNKPAIKSIQRASRPGLRQYKGSTELPRVLNGLGIAVISTSKGVMTDKKAREEKVGGEVICYVY; translated from the coding sequence ATGGTAACAGATCCAATTTCAGATTTCCTAACAAGAGTAAGGAACGCACAAAGCGCAGGCCACAAAGTGGTGGAGATTCCTGCATCGAAAATCAAAAAGGAGATTACTAAGATCTTATTTGATCAAGGGTATATCTTAAACTTTAAGTTTGAAGATAGCGCTGTTCAAGGTACGATCAAAATCGCTTTAAAGTATGACAAGCAAACCAACAAACCTGCCATCAAAAGCATCCAAAGAGCTTCAAGACCAGGTCTTCGTCAGTACAAAGGTTCTACTGAACTTCCAAGAGTACTAAACGGTTTGGGTATAGCTGTTATCTCTACTTCTAAAGGAGTAATGACTGACAAGAAAGCTAGAGAAGAAAAAGTAGGCGGTGAAGTAATCTGCTATGTTTATTAA
- the infA gene encoding translation initiation factor IF-1: protein MAKQKHIEQDGVITEALSNAQFRVELENGHILIAHISGKMRMHYIKLLPGDKVKLEMSPYDLTKGRITFRY from the coding sequence ATGGCGAAACAAAAACATATTGAACAAGACGGCGTTATAACGGAAGCACTTTCGAACGCCCAGTTCCGTGTAGAGCTGGAGAATGGGCATATACTTATCGCTCATATTTCCGGTAAAATGAGAATGCATTATATTAAACTTTTACCTGGAGACAAGGTAAAACTAGAAATGTCTCCCTATGATTTAACAAAAGGGAGGATCACATTTAGATATTAA
- the rpmD gene encoding 50S ribosomal protein L30, giving the protein MATIKVKQVRSAIGRTKTQKRTLEALGFKKLHQVVEHEATPSILGMIAAVSHLLEVQK; this is encoded by the coding sequence ATGGCAACAATCAAAGTAAAGCAAGTAAGAAGCGCTATTGGAAGAACAAAAACCCAAAAGAGAACGCTTGAAGCATTAGGATTTAAGAAACTTCACCAAGTTGTAGAACACGAAGCTACGCCTTCTATTTTAGGAATGATAGCTGCAGTTAGTCATTTACTTGAAGTTCAAAAATAA
- the rpsM gene encoding 30S ribosomal protein S13 encodes MARIAGIDLPKNKRGVIGLTYIYGVGRSTSSEILKAAGISEDKKVNEWNDDELAAIRTYILENVKVEGELRSEVQLNIKRLMDIGCQRGIRHRLGLPLRGQRTKNNSRTRKGKRKTVANKKKASK; translated from the coding sequence ATGGCGAGAATTGCAGGTATTGATTTACCAAAAAACAAAAGAGGTGTTATCGGTTTAACTTACATCTACGGAGTTGGAAGAAGTACTTCTTCTGAAATCCTTAAGGCTGCCGGTATCAGCGAAGACAAGAAAGTCAACGAATGGAATGACGATGAATTGGCTGCAATCAGAACTTATATCTTAGAAAACGTAAAAGTAGAAGGAGAATTAAGATCTGAAGTGCAATTGAATATCAAGAGATTGATGGACATAGGATGCCAACGAGGAATACGTCACAGACTAGGACTACCTTTAAGAGGCCAGAGAACGAAAAACAACTCTAGAACCCGAAAAGGAAAGAGAAAAACAGTTGCTAACAAGAAAAAGGCAAGTAAATAA
- the rpsD gene encoding 30S ribosomal protein S4 — protein sequence MARYIGPKTKIARKFGAAIYGDDKNFERRKNQPPGQHGVNKRRGAKKSEYAVQLMEKQKAKYTYGILEKQFANLFEKAHRSKGVTGEVLLQLCESRLDNVVYRLGFAKTRSGARQLTSHRHITVNGEILNIPSYLVKAGDVIAVREKSKSLEVVADALASKANYEWLQFNDEKKEGTFVSAPERIQIPEDIKEQLIVELYSK from the coding sequence ATGGCAAGATATATTGGACCTAAAACTAAGATTGCTAGAAAGTTTGGTGCTGCAATCTACGGAGATGACAAAAACTTCGAAAGAAGAAAAAACCAACCACCAGGACAACATGGTGTTAATAAAAGAAGAGGCGCAAAGAAATCTGAGTACGCTGTTCAGTTAATGGAAAAGCAAAAAGCTAAATATACTTACGGTATTTTAGAAAAGCAGTTTGCTAACTTATTCGAAAAAGCACACAGAAGTAAAGGAGTAACTGGTGAAGTACTATTACAACTTTGCGAATCAAGATTGGATAACGTTGTATACAGATTAGGTTTTGCTAAAACAAGATCTGGTGCAAGACAATTAACTTCTCACAGACACATCACTGTGAATGGGGAAATTCTTAACATTCCATCTTATTTAGTAAAAGCTGGTGATGTAATCGCTGTAAGAGAGAAATCTAAATCTCTGGAAGTTGTGGCTGATGCTTTGGCATCAAAAGCAAACTATGAGTGGTTACAATTCAACGACGAGAAGAAAGAAGGTACTTTCGTATCTGCTCCTGAAAGAATCCAAATTCCGGAAGACATCAAGGAACAACTTATCGTCGAACTTTACTCTAAATAA
- the rplX gene encoding 50S ribosomal protein L24 yields the protein MSKLKIKRGDNVIITTGKKDIKGKTGEVIEVIKKEGKDPRVIVAGLNIVKKHVKPSASNPQGGITEKEASIHISNIALVGKDGKAIKVGYKIDGDKKVRIDKKTGETL from the coding sequence ATGTCAAAGTTAAAAATAAAAAGAGGAGATAACGTCATCATTACTACTGGTAAGAAAGATATCAAAGGTAAAACTGGTGAAGTTATTGAAGTGATCAAAAAAGAAGGAAAAGACCCTAGAGTTATCGTAGCAGGACTTAACATCGTTAAAAAACACGTTAAGCCTTCAGCTTCTAATCCTCAAGGTGGAATCACTGAAAAGGAAGCTTCTATCCATATCTCAAACATAGCTTTAGTTGGTAAAGACGGAAAAGCTATCAAAGTTGGTTATAAAATCGATGGAGATAAGAAAGTAAGAATCGATAAAAAAACGGGTGAAACTTTATAA
- the secY gene encoding preprotein translocase subunit SecY — protein sequence MKEFIQTLKNIWSLKELRDKILFTLGIILVYRFASYISLPAINLAEVGDLLEHYKNQGGNKQGAGLLGLLSSFTGGAFSHASVMALGIMPYISASIIVQLMGMAIPYLQKLQKDGESGRNTLNQITRWLTIGVCLVQAPSYLTSITQLFLPYAQFSSAYYVEPNSIMFWLPSIVILVAGSVFAMWLGEKITDKGIGNGISILIMVGILSRLPEAFVQEMAVQNGKGGMGSIMILIEVIFWMLVVLLAVVLSVAVRKIPIQYVSRAQARGGVNRNLMQGARQWIPLKVNAAGVMPIIFAQALMFVPGLLTKFDESNTFLAGFKNVFSWQYNVLFALLIIIFSFFYTAITIPVNQMADDLKRNGGLVPKVRPGKETADYLDDILSKITLPGAIFLSIFAVLPAIVHGSFVQTDAFALFFGGTSLLIMVGVILDTVQQINTYLLNHHYDGLMQSKLSRTTGY from the coding sequence ATGAAAGAATTTATACAAACCCTTAAGAATATTTGGAGCCTAAAGGAATTAAGAGATAAAATTCTCTTTACGTTAGGTATTATCCTTGTGTATAGATTCGCATCTTATATCTCACTTCCCGCAATTAACCTTGCAGAAGTGGGAGATCTCTTAGAGCATTATAAAAATCAAGGCGGTAACAAGCAAGGAGCAGGTCTCCTTGGCTTGCTTTCGTCGTTTACGGGGGGAGCTTTCAGCCACGCTTCCGTAATGGCGTTGGGAATCATGCCTTATATTTCTGCTTCTATTATTGTTCAGTTGATGGGAATGGCTATTCCTTATCTTCAGAAACTTCAGAAGGATGGAGAGTCAGGTAGAAATACATTGAATCAAATTACAAGATGGTTAACGATTGGAGTTTGTCTGGTACAGGCCCCTTCTTATCTAACTTCTATTACTCAATTGTTTTTACCATATGCTCAGTTCTCGTCTGCATATTATGTAGAGCCAAATTCCATCATGTTCTGGTTACCAAGTATTGTGATTTTGGTGGCTGGTTCAGTGTTCGCAATGTGGTTAGGTGAGAAAATCACCGACAAAGGTATCGGAAACGGTATCTCCATCCTTATTATGGTGGGGATCTTATCCAGATTACCTGAAGCATTCGTTCAGGAAATGGCAGTTCAGAACGGAAAAGGAGGAATGGGATCTATCATGATCCTAATTGAAGTAATATTCTGGATGCTGGTAGTTCTTTTAGCAGTAGTATTATCTGTTGCTGTTAGGAAAATTCCAATTCAGTATGTAAGCAGAGCTCAAGCAAGAGGAGGTGTAAACAGAAATCTTATGCAGGGAGCAAGACAATGGATCCCATTGAAAGTGAATGCTGCTGGTGTAATGCCGATTATCTTTGCGCAAGCATTGATGTTCGTACCAGGATTATTGACGAAATTCGATGAGTCCAATACTTTTCTTGCAGGTTTCAAGAATGTTTTTAGTTGGCAGTACAATGTATTGTTCGCGCTATTAATTATTATATTCTCATTCTTCTATACTGCAATTACTATTCCGGTAAACCAAATGGCTGATGATTTGAAGAGAAATGGAGGTTTAGTACCGAAAGTAAGACCCGGTAAAGAAACAGCTGATTATTTAGATGATATTTTATCAAAAATAACCTTGCCAGGTGCAATATTTTTATCTATCTTTGCAGTCCTTCCAGCAATAGTGCATGGAAGCTTTGTTCAGACAGATGCGTTTGCCCTATTTTTCGGGGGAACATCACTATTGATTATGGTTGGAGTTATTTTAGATACCGTTCAACAGATTAATACATATCTGCTGAACCATCACTATGATGGCTTAATGCAGTCTAAATTATCAAGAACGACTGGATATTAA
- the rplO gene encoding 50S ribosomal protein L15, translated as MNLNNIKPAAGATHNSKRIGRGQGTGKGGTATKGHKGQKARAGYSQKIGFEGGQMPLQRRLPKFGFKNVNRKEFRGVNLDTIQILIENKSITGDITKEVLVENGLVTKNELVKIMGRGELKSAVSISADKFTKSAEELIAKAGGKAITL; from the coding sequence ATGAATTTAAACAACATAAAGCCTGCTGCAGGTGCTACTCACAACTCTAAAAGAATTGGTAGAGGGCAAGGTACAGGAAAAGGAGGTACTGCTACGAAAGGACATAAAGGTCAGAAAGCTAGAGCTGGTTATTCTCAGAAAATCGGTTTCGAAGGTGGACAGATGCCTTTACAAAGGAGATTACCTAAATTCGGTTTCAAAAATGTAAACAGAAAAGAGTTTAGAGGAGTAAACCTTGATACTATCCAAATTTTAATCGAGAACAAATCCATCACTGGAGATATCACGAAAGAAGTTTTAGTAGAAAACGGTTTAGTTACTAAAAACGAATTAGTGAAAATTATGGGTAGAGGAGAATTGAAATCTGCGGTTTCAATCTCTGCTGACAAGTTCACTAAATCTGCTGAAGAGCTTATTGCTAAAGCAGGTGGAAAAGCAATTACCTTATAA